A stretch of Oncorhynchus gorbuscha isolate QuinsamMale2020 ecotype Even-year linkage group LG24, OgorEven_v1.0, whole genome shotgun sequence DNA encodes these proteins:
- the si:ch211-13c6.2 gene encoding uncharacterized protein si:ch211-13c6.2 isoform X2, whose amino-acid sequence MVNHLIGRRHRQNYLDMKRKDLVTWNSTNALAQSGKALRALAEIVERQNGKGSPKPLRKKRNVGKLNTSRVPPKERGAKNQSKPTLSHPSDMRREGHLHPGRMDFPDGEYHHRGGRPEDDLYRPPFHEDDPYLLSGAVREVYLRGGDPSLRGFEEDELRRAGYREDDLRRRDHYLEGQIHGQDYLEDMRRREFLEARPGHQEEIPHRQAYPEEHPRRSVYPENDPLKQFYSDEVLRRTFHAAEASKERAFREDESPHGRSYPHVPAYPQEFPPERAYPDKAPLCFEHAHGRAAHGPPVHEDPYSEDTRRSGYLEEAQRRAYNEEQHGPAYPEGNPHRRSHDRDPNGRGYPKGPDGQGAADEDLRFPNQMEGPMETGGQGSREHLFDLVKAIRQEGRGPQHPEMERGMGPPGMRGTQKPAEGGRMRTEIPEPFRRFLEGATDDHKSPGKRKRKSRFSDATEQEEDVLKLMQAGDNRRSEPFAKPQGAYQGVAGSRPMAEATPDTGNVLDVLNNIQVENVEEANFLKDKLCNLLKEFQDKKYEKTAVMSAYKSLHPTVISKEYNHMSKDHLENPRDDYERNYREVQEERHYEGHPPRHSQEHYTPETPQDPYRDTDMRMERRAQYEEVFGHVEMYPQSHARPEEPMAYPHESCQGPMYPRDYPPAGDLHNPFNPTPPIHWERGYRTGVPQSTSLDKITSTLLELVARKK is encoded by the exons ATGGTCAATCATTTAATTGGTCGCAGACATCGACAGAATTACCTG GATATGAAAAGGAAAGACTTGGTGACATGGAACAGTACCAATGCCCTGGCTCAATCAGGGAAGGCTTTACGAGCTTTGGCGGAGATTGTGGAAAGACAGAATGGGAAAGGAAGTCCAAAG CCTTTGAGGAAAAAACGAAATGTGGGCAAATTGAACACTTCTAGAG TTCCCCCGAAAGAAAGAGGGGCCAAGAATCAGTCAAAACCAACACTTTCTCATCCATCAGACATGAGGCGGGAAGGACACCTGCATCCAGGGAGGATGGATTTCCCGGACGGGGAGTACCACCACAGAGGAGGCCGTCCTGAAGATGATCTATATAGACCTCCCTTCCATGAAGACGATCCTTACTTATTGTCCGGGGCAGTGCGAGAGGTTTACCTGAGAGGAGGAGACCCCAGCCTGCGTGGTTTTGAGGAAGACGAGCTTCGTAGAGCAGGCTATCGTGAAGATGACCTTCGTAGAAGGGATCACTACCTTGAAGGACAAATCCATGGTCAGGATTATTTGGAGGACATGCGTAGACGAGAGTTTTtggaggccaggccaggccaccAAGAGGAAATCCCTCATCGCCAAGCATACCCTGAAGAACATCCACGCAGGAGTGTCTACCCGGAGAATGATCCTCTCAAACAGTTCTATTCTGATGAGGTTCTCCGTAGAACATTTCATGCTGCTGAAGCTTCTAAGGAGCGGGCCTTTCGAGAAGATGAATCACCACATGGGAGGAGCTATCCTCATGTTCCAGCCTATCCGCAGGAATTTCCTCCTGAACGTGCCTATCCTGACAAAGCTCCTCTCTGCTTTGAACACGCCCATGGAAGGGCAGCCCACGGACCACCTGTTCATGAAGACCCTTACTCCGAGGATACCCGTAGAAGTGGATACCTTGAGGAGGCACAACGCAGGGCGTACAATGAGgaacaacatgggccagcctatCCAGAAGGCAACCCTCATAGGCGTTCTCACGACAGGGATCCAAACGGCCGTGGCTACCCCAAGGGGCCAGATGGGCAAGGAGCTGCTGACGAAGACTTGAGGTTCCCAAATCAAATGGAGGGACCAATGGAGACAGGGGGTCAAGGCAGCAGGGAGCATTTGTTTGACCTTGTCAAGGCCATTCGTCAGGAGGGGAGAGGTCCGCAGCATCCAGAGATGGAGCGAGGGATGGGACCACCAGGAATGAGGGGGACTCAGAAGCCAGCAGAGGGTGGCAGAATGAGAACAGAGATCCCTGAACCTTTCCGGCGCTTCCTGGAAGGAGCCACAGATGACCACAAGAGCCCCGGGAAACGGAAGAGAAAGAGCAGGTTCTCTGATGCCACAGAACAGGAGGAGGACGTGTTGAAGTTAAT GCAAGCTGGTGACAATAGAAGGTCAGAACCTTTTGCCAAGCCACAG GGTGCTTATCAAGGAGTAGCAGGCTCCAGACCAATGGCAGAGGCAACTCCAGACACTGGGAATGTTTTGGATGTACTG AATAACATACAGGTTGAGAATGTGGAAGAGGCCAACTTCCTGAAGGACAAGCTGTGTAACCTTCTGAAAGAGTTCCAAGACAAAAAATATGAGAAGACAGCAGTAATGTCTGCG TACAAAAGCCTACATCCAACAGTCATTTCCAAAGAATATAATCACATGAGCAAGGATCACCTGGAAAATCCCAGAGATGACTATGAAAGAAACTACAGAGAAGTGCAAGAGGAGAGACATTACGAAGGCCATCCTCCCAGACACTCACAGGAGCACTACACTCCAGAGACCCCACAGGATccttacagagacacagacatgagaatggagaggagagctcAATATGAAG AGGTCTTTGGGCATGTTGAGATGTACCCACAATCTCATGCTCGTCCAGAGGAGCCAATGGCATACCCCCACGAGAGTTGTCAGGGGCCGATGTACCCTCGTGATTACCCACCTGCAGGGGATCTTCACAATCCATTCAATCCTACACCCCCAATACACTGGGAGCGGGGGTACAGGACGGGTGTCCCTCAATCCACCAGCCTAGACAAAATCACCTCCACTCTCCTGGAGCTTGTGGCAAGGAAAAAGTGA
- the si:ch211-13c6.2 gene encoding uncharacterized protein si:ch211-13c6.2 isoform X1, giving the protein MEGLETTYEDSNAEDYIDCAICTRSIRGETLYKIHRTTVLHMRKEDHLVSTGRATRDHELPDFKDIKHYLQYLKLDEPIIGLSFLEEVEPVSHDRQPGPRYICRLCDLEASLPNMVNHLIGRRHRQNYLDMKRKDLVTWNSTNALAQSGKALRALAEIVERQNGKGSPKPLRKKRNVGKLNTSRVPPKERGAKNQSKPTLSHPSDMRREGHLHPGRMDFPDGEYHHRGGRPEDDLYRPPFHEDDPYLLSGAVREVYLRGGDPSLRGFEEDELRRAGYREDDLRRRDHYLEGQIHGQDYLEDMRRREFLEARPGHQEEIPHRQAYPEEHPRRSVYPENDPLKQFYSDEVLRRTFHAAEASKERAFREDESPHGRSYPHVPAYPQEFPPERAYPDKAPLCFEHAHGRAAHGPPVHEDPYSEDTRRSGYLEEAQRRAYNEEQHGPAYPEGNPHRRSHDRDPNGRGYPKGPDGQGAADEDLRFPNQMEGPMETGGQGSREHLFDLVKAIRQEGRGPQHPEMERGMGPPGMRGTQKPAEGGRMRTEIPEPFRRFLEGATDDHKSPGKRKRKSRFSDATEQEEDVLKLMQAGDNRRSEPFAKPQGAYQGVAGSRPMAEATPDTGNVLDVLNNIQVENVEEANFLKDKLCNLLKEFQDKKYEKTAVMSAYKSLHPTVISKEYNHMSKDHLENPRDDYERNYREVQEERHYEGHPPRHSQEHYTPETPQDPYRDTDMRMERRAQYEEVFGHVEMYPQSHARPEEPMAYPHESCQGPMYPRDYPPAGDLHNPFNPTPPIHWERGYRTGVPQSTSLDKITSTLLELVARKK; this is encoded by the exons ATGGAAGGTTTAGAAACGACATACGAGGATTCTAATGCCGAGGACTACATTGATTGTGCT ATCTGTACCAGATCCATTAGGGGTGAAACCCTGTATAAGATCCACCGGACTACAGTACTACACATGAGG AAAGAGGACCACCTGGTTTCTACTG GGCGGGCTACCAGGGATCATGAGTTACCAGATTTCAAGGATATCAAACACTACCTCCAATACCTGAAACTTGATGAGCCAATCATCG GTTTGAGTTTTCTGGAGGAGGTGGAGCCAGTCTCCCATGACCGTCAGCCTGGCCCCAGATACATCTGCAGATTATGCGATCTGGAGGCATCCTTACCCAACATGGTCAATCATTTAATTGGTCGCAGACATCGACAGAATTACCTG GATATGAAAAGGAAAGACTTGGTGACATGGAACAGTACCAATGCCCTGGCTCAATCAGGGAAGGCTTTACGAGCTTTGGCGGAGATTGTGGAAAGACAGAATGGGAAAGGAAGTCCAAAG CCTTTGAGGAAAAAACGAAATGTGGGCAAATTGAACACTTCTAGAG TTCCCCCGAAAGAAAGAGGGGCCAAGAATCAGTCAAAACCAACACTTTCTCATCCATCAGACATGAGGCGGGAAGGACACCTGCATCCAGGGAGGATGGATTTCCCGGACGGGGAGTACCACCACAGAGGAGGCCGTCCTGAAGATGATCTATATAGACCTCCCTTCCATGAAGACGATCCTTACTTATTGTCCGGGGCAGTGCGAGAGGTTTACCTGAGAGGAGGAGACCCCAGCCTGCGTGGTTTTGAGGAAGACGAGCTTCGTAGAGCAGGCTATCGTGAAGATGACCTTCGTAGAAGGGATCACTACCTTGAAGGACAAATCCATGGTCAGGATTATTTGGAGGACATGCGTAGACGAGAGTTTTtggaggccaggccaggccaccAAGAGGAAATCCCTCATCGCCAAGCATACCCTGAAGAACATCCACGCAGGAGTGTCTACCCGGAGAATGATCCTCTCAAACAGTTCTATTCTGATGAGGTTCTCCGTAGAACATTTCATGCTGCTGAAGCTTCTAAGGAGCGGGCCTTTCGAGAAGATGAATCACCACATGGGAGGAGCTATCCTCATGTTCCAGCCTATCCGCAGGAATTTCCTCCTGAACGTGCCTATCCTGACAAAGCTCCTCTCTGCTTTGAACACGCCCATGGAAGGGCAGCCCACGGACCACCTGTTCATGAAGACCCTTACTCCGAGGATACCCGTAGAAGTGGATACCTTGAGGAGGCACAACGCAGGGCGTACAATGAGgaacaacatgggccagcctatCCAGAAGGCAACCCTCATAGGCGTTCTCACGACAGGGATCCAAACGGCCGTGGCTACCCCAAGGGGCCAGATGGGCAAGGAGCTGCTGACGAAGACTTGAGGTTCCCAAATCAAATGGAGGGACCAATGGAGACAGGGGGTCAAGGCAGCAGGGAGCATTTGTTTGACCTTGTCAAGGCCATTCGTCAGGAGGGGAGAGGTCCGCAGCATCCAGAGATGGAGCGAGGGATGGGACCACCAGGAATGAGGGGGACTCAGAAGCCAGCAGAGGGTGGCAGAATGAGAACAGAGATCCCTGAACCTTTCCGGCGCTTCCTGGAAGGAGCCACAGATGACCACAAGAGCCCCGGGAAACGGAAGAGAAAGAGCAGGTTCTCTGATGCCACAGAACAGGAGGAGGACGTGTTGAAGTTAAT GCAAGCTGGTGACAATAGAAGGTCAGAACCTTTTGCCAAGCCACAG GGTGCTTATCAAGGAGTAGCAGGCTCCAGACCAATGGCAGAGGCAACTCCAGACACTGGGAATGTTTTGGATGTACTG AATAACATACAGGTTGAGAATGTGGAAGAGGCCAACTTCCTGAAGGACAAGCTGTGTAACCTTCTGAAAGAGTTCCAAGACAAAAAATATGAGAAGACAGCAGTAATGTCTGCG TACAAAAGCCTACATCCAACAGTCATTTCCAAAGAATATAATCACATGAGCAAGGATCACCTGGAAAATCCCAGAGATGACTATGAAAGAAACTACAGAGAAGTGCAAGAGGAGAGACATTACGAAGGCCATCCTCCCAGACACTCACAGGAGCACTACACTCCAGAGACCCCACAGGATccttacagagacacagacatgagaatggagaggagagctcAATATGAAG AGGTCTTTGGGCATGTTGAGATGTACCCACAATCTCATGCTCGTCCAGAGGAGCCAATGGCATACCCCCACGAGAGTTGTCAGGGGCCGATGTACCCTCGTGATTACCCACCTGCAGGGGATCTTCACAATCCATTCAATCCTACACCCCCAATACACTGGGAGCGGGGGTACAGGACGGGTGTCCCTCAATCCACCAGCCTAGACAAAATCACCTCCACTCTCCTGGAGCTTGTGGCAAGGAAAAAGTGA